Proteins co-encoded in one Streptomyces roseochromogenus subsp. oscitans DS 12.976 genomic window:
- a CDS encoding lipase family protein, with translation MTVPDSFDQTSSGYSLQRAYWLARAADLAYKDRAVIEDQAARWGFGRVRHHETRFTPPFPLQDTQAYTMASDRMIVTAFRGTEPAQIRDWLSDATTPPSPGPGGNGYVHYGFAEALRSVYPEVAGAIRELRTDGQSVYFTGHSLGGALAMLAGARMYLEDPHVAADGVYTYGQPRTCDRLLADAFHKGFGGRMYRFVNNNDIVPQLPPEPVFTHVRALRYIDSGGRLHESMPMFSALADRAKGLTADAFAPASDGIRDHFMRNYLAALEKNLT, from the coding sequence ATGACCGTGCCCGACTCGTTCGACCAGACCTCGTCCGGCTACAGCCTGCAACGCGCCTACTGGCTGGCCCGCGCCGCCGATCTCGCCTACAAGGACCGCGCCGTCATCGAGGACCAAGCCGCGCGATGGGGCTTCGGCAGGGTGCGGCACCACGAGACCCGGTTCACCCCGCCGTTCCCGCTGCAGGACACCCAGGCGTACACGATGGCCAGTGACCGGATGATCGTCACCGCGTTCCGCGGCACCGAACCCGCCCAGATCAGGGACTGGCTCTCCGACGCCACGACCCCGCCCAGCCCCGGGCCCGGCGGCAACGGATACGTCCACTACGGCTTCGCCGAGGCCCTGCGCTCGGTGTACCCGGAGGTCGCCGGCGCCATCAGGGAACTGCGCACCGACGGCCAGAGCGTGTACTTCACCGGGCACAGTCTGGGTGGCGCCCTCGCGATGCTGGCCGGCGCCCGGATGTATCTGGAGGACCCGCACGTGGCCGCGGACGGCGTGTACACCTACGGCCAGCCGCGCACCTGCGACCGGCTGCTCGCCGACGCGTTCCACAAGGGATTCGGCGGGCGCATGTACCGCTTCGTCAACAACAACGACATCGTTCCGCAGCTGCCGCCCGAGCCCGTCTTCACCCATGTCCGGGCGCTGCGCTACATCGACTCCGGCGGCAGGCTGCACGAGAGCATGCCGATGTTCTCGGCCCTCGCCGACCGGGCCAAGGGGCTGACCGCCGACGCCTTCGCACCCGCCTCGGACGGCATCCGCGACCACTTCATGCGCAACTACCTGGCCGCCCTGGAGAAGAACCTCACCTGA
- a CDS encoding MFS transporter, whose amino-acid sequence MDQPAPISRPPAGTSSRLRDRLTIPVLASGGILMAVMQTVVVPLLPDLPRLTGASAATVSWTVTATLLSGAVLTPVLGRAGDMYGKRRVLTCALALMTIGSVMCALTSDIGVLIAARALQGAAASVVPLSISILRDELPPERRGSAVALMSSTVGIGAALGLPLAALVVQYADWHTMFWLTGALGAAGVAATWWAVRESPVREPGRFDVPGALGLAAGLVCLLLGVSQGGAWGWGSARVLGLFLGAAVVLALWWWQQLRAARPLVDLRLVSRPRVGLSHVAALLTGFAFYANSLVTAQLVQAPKATGYGLGLSIVATGLCLLPGGVTMLLLSPVSARISAARGPRVTLALGAAVIACGYAVRIADSRDLWMIILGATVVATGTTLAYSALPTLILRAVPAAQTASANGVNVLMRTIGQATSSAAVAAVLVHHSSPAGGVPVPTLRGYQLAFAMAGAVALAACAAALTIPGDGPSDGTRRAEGATEGALDEAMEEA is encoded by the coding sequence ATGGACCAGCCCGCCCCGATATCCCGGCCACCGGCCGGAACGTCGTCCCGGCTGCGGGACCGGCTCACCATCCCGGTGCTGGCGTCGGGCGGCATCCTCATGGCGGTCATGCAGACCGTCGTCGTCCCCCTGCTGCCAGACCTGCCCCGGCTCACCGGAGCGTCCGCCGCGACCGTCTCCTGGACGGTCACCGCCACCCTGCTCTCCGGCGCCGTCCTCACCCCGGTACTCGGGCGGGCCGGCGACATGTACGGCAAGCGCCGGGTGCTCACGTGCGCGCTCGCGCTGATGACCATCGGCTCGGTGATGTGCGCCCTGACCTCGGACATCGGCGTGCTCATCGCCGCCCGCGCGCTGCAGGGCGCCGCCGCCTCCGTCGTACCGCTGTCGATCAGCATCCTGCGTGACGAACTCCCGCCGGAGCGGCGCGGCTCGGCGGTGGCGCTGATGAGCTCCACCGTCGGCATCGGTGCGGCTCTCGGCCTGCCGCTCGCCGCCCTCGTCGTCCAGTACGCCGACTGGCACACCATGTTCTGGCTGACCGGCGCCCTGGGCGCGGCGGGCGTCGCGGCGACCTGGTGGGCGGTCAGGGAATCGCCCGTACGCGAGCCCGGCCGCTTCGACGTGCCGGGCGCGCTGGGGCTCGCCGCCGGACTGGTCTGCCTGCTGCTGGGCGTGTCACAGGGCGGCGCCTGGGGCTGGGGGAGCGCACGGGTCCTCGGGCTGTTCCTGGGGGCGGCCGTCGTCCTTGCCCTGTGGTGGTGGCAGCAACTGCGCGCCGCACGGCCGCTGGTCGACCTGCGGCTGGTCTCCCGGCCGCGGGTGGGCCTGTCGCATGTGGCCGCCCTGCTGACCGGGTTCGCCTTCTACGCCAACTCGCTGGTCACCGCCCAGCTGGTGCAGGCGCCGAAGGCCACGGGCTACGGGCTCGGCCTGTCGATCGTCGCCACCGGTCTGTGTCTGCTGCCCGGTGGCGTGACCATGCTGTTGCTCTCGCCGGTGTCGGCCCGTATCTCGGCCGCGCGCGGCCCGCGGGTCACCCTCGCGCTGGGCGCCGCCGTCATCGCCTGCGGCTACGCGGTCCGGATCGCCGACAGCCGCGACCTGTGGATGATCATCCTGGGGGCCACCGTCGTGGCGACCGGGACCACGCTCGCCTACTCGGCGCTGCCGACCCTCATCCTGCGGGCCGTCCCGGCCGCGCAGACCGCCTCCGCCAACGGCGTCAACGTCCTCATGCGCACCATCGGCCAGGCCACCTCCAGCGCCGCCGTGGCCGCCGTCCTCGTCCACCACAGCAGCCCGGCCGGCGGCGTCCCGGTCCCCACCCTGCGGGGCTATCAGCTCGCCTTCGCGATGGCGGGCGCCGTCGCCCTCGCGGCTTGCGCGGCCGCCCTGACCATCCCGGGCGACGGCCCCTCGGACGGCACCCGCCGCGCCGAGGGCGCCACCGAAGGCGCCCTCGACGAGGCGATGGAGGAAGCATGA
- a CDS encoding TetR family transcriptional regulator, producing the protein MMPGSATTASVRRDAEATKAAILKAARHLLARHAHADITLKAVAERAGVSPPLIVKYFGNKDTLFARVMSFDTDADALLDAPLADLGRHMARHVVASQRERGADPLLRIAFAPLHGDHGDILRANFRTQVTDRLAARLSGPDAGLRAELAVAALVGLGVMYGIACGPRLRESDIDTIADRYGPLVQAQLTPEGTVPRTRPAAPGSTA; encoded by the coding sequence ATGATGCCCGGATCCGCTACGACCGCCTCCGTACGCCGTGACGCCGAGGCCACCAAGGCCGCCATCCTCAAGGCCGCCCGGCACCTCCTGGCCCGGCACGCGCACGCCGACATCACGCTCAAGGCGGTCGCCGAACGGGCCGGTGTCAGCCCGCCGTTGATCGTGAAGTACTTCGGCAACAAGGACACCCTCTTCGCCCGCGTGATGTCCTTCGACACGGACGCGGACGCCCTGCTGGACGCGCCGCTCGCCGACCTCGGCCGGCATATGGCCCGGCACGTCGTGGCCAGCCAGCGCGAGCGCGGCGCCGACCCGCTGCTGCGCATCGCCTTCGCCCCGCTGCACGGCGACCACGGCGACATCCTGCGCGCCAACTTCCGCACCCAGGTGACCGATCGCCTCGCCGCGCGGCTCAGCGGACCCGACGCGGGCCTGCGCGCCGAACTCGCCGTCGCCGCACTCGTCGGCCTCGGCGTGATGTACGGCATCGCCTGCGGCCCGCGCCTGCGCGAGAGCGACATCGACACCATCGCCGACCGCTACGGACCGCTCGTACAGGCCCAGTTGACCCCAGAAGGCACCGTGCCGCGTACGCGGCCGGCCGCTCCCGGTAGTACCGCGTGA
- a CDS encoding SsgA family sporulation/cell division regulator gives MNSFVHTTLVVQLRAEGTGRCSVFAHLRYDAADPFAVTAVFGHDGRVLACWRLDREMLSDGLLRPVGAGDVRLRPAATGAWHELRMEFLGDIRQDGSRHHAVVFAWAPTVAAFLRETHRVVPPGRERVPVDELVAEILAAG, from the coding sequence GTGAACTCGTTCGTGCACACGACCCTGGTGGTGCAGTTGCGCGCAGAAGGCACCGGCCGGTGTTCCGTGTTCGCCCATCTCCGGTACGACGCCGCCGACCCGTTCGCCGTCACCGCGGTCTTCGGCCACGACGGCCGGGTGCTGGCCTGCTGGCGGCTGGACCGGGAGATGCTCTCCGACGGTCTTCTCCGGCCGGTCGGCGCCGGGGACGTGCGGCTGCGGCCGGCCGCGACCGGTGCGTGGCACGAGCTGCGCATGGAGTTCCTCGGAGACATCCGGCAGGACGGCAGCCGGCACCACGCGGTGGTGTTCGCCTGGGCACCCACGGTCGCCGCGTTCCTGCGGGAGACCCACCGAGTGGTCCCGCCGGGCCGGGAACGCGTGCCGGTCGACGAACTGGTGGCCGAGATCCTCGCCGCGGGCTGA